A window of Fragaria vesca subsp. vesca linkage group LG7, FraVesHawaii_1.0, whole genome shotgun sequence contains these coding sequences:
- the LOC101312386 gene encoding elongator complex protein 6-like — protein METRSLLDEALGLQHLSGRVVLLEDCVETSAAFVLHHLLKRALSQPLHSSNVVVFVAFAQPFSHYDRILRKLGCNLAVQRDNSKFFFFDMLRDFCPGGDDGKGGDGGLVSLYGRILKTISALPEENKNRVTVMIDDVSLMEVAAKGSTNLVLDFLHYCHTLISEFGCSLVMLNHEDIYSCMGRPTLILQMEYLADILIKAEPLATGLASDVHGQLTVANRSINDGERSRNKLCNFHFKVKENSVEYFYPGSRT, from the exons ATGGAGACCCGAAGCTTATTGGACGAAGCTCTAGGGCTTCAACACCTCAGTGGCCGCGTTGTCCTCCTCGAAGACTGCGTCGAGACCAGCGCCGCTTTCGTCCTCCACCACCTGCTCAAGCGCGCTCTCTCTCAGCCTCTTCACTCCTCAAACGTCGTCGTTTTCGTCGCCTTCGCACAACCCTTCTCTCACTACGATCGAATCCTCCGAAAACTC GGCTGCAATTTGGCTGTGCAAAGAGACAATAGTAAATTCTTCTTCTTTGATATGCTTAGGGATTTTTGCCCAG GTGGAGATGATGGAAAAGGTGGTGATGGTGGACTGGTTTCTTTGTATGGGAGAATCCTGAAGACGATAAGTGCCTTGCCTGAGGAAAACAAGAACCGTGTTACTGTTATGATAGACGATGTCTCTCTAATGGAGGTGGCTGCTAAGGGATCTACAAATCTTGTATTGGATTTTCTGCATTACTGCCACACTTTGATATCAGAATTC GGATGTTCCTTAGTCATGCTCAATCACGAGGACATTTATTCATGCATGGGGAGGCCTACACTGATTTTACAGATGGAGTACCTAGCCGATATACTGATAAAGGCAGAACCTTTGGCCACTGGTTTGGCCTCAGATGTGCACGGACAG TTGACAGTTGCGAACAGGAGCATTAATGATGGAGAGAGATCAAGAAACAAGCTGTGTAATTTCCATTTTAAGGTTAAGGAGAACAGTGTTGAGTATTTCTATCCTGGAAGCAGAACTTGA